GGTTCGAGATCCGGCACGTCCGCGATCATGCCCGCTCAGTCGGCCCGGTCGGGCACCGACTCCTCGGTGACCGCGGGCCACCCGGGATAGGGCGGGGGAGTGCCGCCCCAGGCCGGGCACAGCGCCTTGTGGCTGCACCAGTCGCACATCCGGCCGGGGCTGGGCCGGAAGTCGCCGGTCTCGCCCGCGGCGAGCACCGCGGCCCAGATCGCCTCCAGGGTGCGCTCGAAGCGGCGCAGCTCGTCCTCGTCGGGGGAGTAGGTCAGGCGCGCGCCGTCGGCCAGGTAGATCAGCAGCAGCTGGGTGGGGACGACGCCGCGCAGGTGCAGCAGGGCGAGCGCGTAGAACTTCATCTGGAACAGCGCCCGCGCCTCGAAGACCTCCCCCGGGGCCGCGCCCGTCTTGTAGTCGACGACCCGGATCCGCCCGTCCGGAGCGACGTCGAGCCGGTCGAGGTAGCCGCGCAGCAGCAGCCCCGACCCGAGCTCGGTCTCGACGAGCAGCTCGCGGGCCGCGGGCTCGAGCCGGCGGGGGTCCTCCAGCCGGAAG
This sequence is a window from Pseudonocardia petroleophila. Protein-coding genes within it:
- a CDS encoding RecB family exonuclease, with amino-acid sequence MTRRPALSPSRAGDFKQCPLLYRFRTIDRLPERPTPAQVRGTLVHAVLDQLFELPAPQRVPAAARALLGPAWERLRAEEPDLADVLSGAGEADAAGWWESAGALLDAYFRLEDPRRLEPAARELLVETELGSGLLLRGYLDRLDVAPDGRIRVVDYKTGAAPGEVFEARALFQMKFYALALLHLRGVVPTQLLLIYLADGARLTYSPDEDELRRFERTLEAIWAAVLAAGETGDFRPSPGRMCDWCSHKALCPAWGGTPPPYPGWPAVTEESVPDRAD